Within Candidatus Saccharimonadales bacterium, the genomic segment CGCCACGCCTACAAGTCTGCGAAGAATATCTTCTTGTTGTCGCGTGAGACTCGGCAGGACCGTGTTAAACTCCTCTACGCTCACTTCTCCCTCATCAACCGTCCGTCTATCCACTAACGGGATAACCTTCGCTTCGGCATCTGTTTGATCACTCAGTAACGAGTTAGCTTCAAGCCATGCCTCAAGACTAATAGGGTCTTTCATAAGTCGCATTTTCTTCACATCCTCTACTGGCACTTCCATGTTTTCTGCTAATACTTCCGCATCAGGTTTTGTTCCTGTTTCAGCTTCGATGCTAACTTCGAGCTTCAGTAATTCTGTCACGACGTAGTAGATATGTTCTGGCAAACGAACCATTCGACCCCTTTGAACAATCCCTCGTTGTATAGAACCCCATATCCATTCATAGGCATACGTCGAGAATTTTATCCCCTTATTTGGATTAAAGTGATCGGCAGCCCTAAATAGCCCTAGATTCCCTTCTTGCACCGCATCAAGCAGAGGCATGCTACGTCGGTCAAAACTTTTGGCAATACTTATGACTAGCCGCAGATTAGATTTAACCATTCTATCCCACGCTTCATCACCCAGAATTTTATCTAT encodes:
- a CDS encoding sigma-70 family RNA polymerase sigma factor yields the protein MNELSPLDSSSSKADMTAALEDSRRANIRLYAIEVGREPLLTEEEEAILGHLIRDGQAARQLIAEDNPTEEERTELEIDKILGDEAWDRMVKSNLRLVISIAKSFDRRSMPLLDAVQEGNLGLFRAADHFNPNKGIKFSTYAYEWIWGSIQRGIVQRGRMVRLPEHIYYVVTELLKLEVSIEAETGTKPDAEVLAENMEVPVEDVKKMRLMKDPISLEAWLEANSLLSDQTDAEAKVIPLVDRRTVDEGEVSVEEFNTVLPSLTRQQEDILRRLVGVARPRQSIDEIADELDIQRASVEKAIARALKRSGISLPDARRKTNQ